The Verrucomicrobium spinosum DSM 4136 = JCM 18804 genome includes a region encoding these proteins:
- a CDS encoding aspartyl/asparaginyl beta-hydroxylase domain-containing protein, which produces MFQHPEDYEYVSLLEAHWQAVQAEALQLDLDHFTSWPEKFLYDSGWRVFGLYGFGRKLERNCELCPETTALIEQIDGLVTAGFSRLEPRTHIRAHCGYTNQVLRCHLPLKVPALGRCELRVGHDIRSWQPGRCLVFDDTTEHEAWNDTEEDRIILLMDVKRDPKSGDVTVPEGLLEQFKLS; this is translated from the coding sequence ATGTTCCAGCACCCTGAGGACTATGAGTACGTGAGCCTGCTGGAGGCGCACTGGCAGGCCGTTCAGGCAGAAGCCTTGCAACTCGACCTCGACCACTTCACGAGCTGGCCAGAGAAATTCCTCTACGACTCCGGTTGGCGCGTCTTCGGCCTCTATGGCTTTGGCCGCAAGCTGGAGCGCAACTGTGAACTCTGCCCAGAAACCACCGCCCTCATCGAGCAGATCGACGGCCTCGTCACCGCAGGCTTCTCCAGGCTCGAACCCCGCACCCACATCCGCGCCCATTGCGGCTACACCAACCAGGTGCTCCGCTGCCATCTCCCCCTTAAAGTACCCGCTCTGGGCAGGTGCGAACTGCGCGTGGGTCACGACATCCGTTCCTGGCAACCCGGGCGTTGTCTGGTCTTCGACGACACCACTGAGCACGAAGCCTGGAACGACACCGAAGAAGACCGGATCATCCTGCTGATGGACGTGAAACGCGATCCCAAGTCCGGAGATGTGACCGTGCCCGAAGGTTTGCTGGAGCAGTTTAAGCTGAGTTAG
- a CDS encoding EF-hand domain-containing protein: protein MKTMLTYAAVALTAVLAQASPTATADAHSKADKKDPAAVKSRMEKRFGKLDGNNDGFVTKDEFKVTKFAKKNEAKAEKRFARWDKDHDGKLSKEEWTNRPVGKGKGDGSGKKGKSAV from the coding sequence ATGAAAACGATGCTTACTTATGCCGCGGTGGCTTTGACCGCCGTGCTCGCCCAGGCCAGCCCGACTGCGACGGCCGATGCCCATTCCAAGGCCGACAAGAAGGATCCCGCTGCGGTGAAGAGCAGGATGGAAAAGCGGTTCGGGAAGCTGGATGGAAACAACGACGGCTTCGTGACCAAGGATGAATTCAAGGTGACGAAGTTCGCCAAGAAGAACGAGGCCAAAGCGGAGAAGCGGTTTGCCCGCTGGGACAAGGACCACGACGGGAAGCTGAGCAAGGAGGAATGGACGAACCGCCCGGTGGGGAAAGGGAAGGGAGACGGGAGTGGGAAGAAGGGGAAGAGTGCGGTGTAG
- a CDS encoding DUF1501 domain-containing protein: protein MSLLADHNLFETRRQFFARGKNALGYAALTSLLGEGLARQAAASSSGAASGLGPHFAPKAKRVIYLHMVGGPSQMDLFDYKPGMKEWYDKDLPASIRNGQRLTTMTSGQARFPIAPSKYEFSQVGQCGMWLNTELLPHLGTCADDICWMRSLHTEAINHEPAITAMQTGNQITGRPCLGSWASYGLGSMNQNLPSFVVMVATPTNREQEQAISSRLWSSGFLPGEHAGVSFRSKGDPILFINNPPGVPSSVRRRTLDGLNALNELNYNLVGDPETHTRIKQYEMAFRMQASVPELTDISKEPEHIYKLYGEEARKPGTFANSVLMARRLAERGVRFVQIYHNNWDHHSNVNGRMPAQCKDVDQPCAALIRDLKQRGMFDDTLIIWGGEFGRTIYSQGGLTKTNYGRDHHPRCFSMWMAGGGAAGGHIHGETDEFSYNIVKDPLHIRDFHATILNLLGYNHDRFTFKFQGLDSKLTGVEPARVVKQLIA from the coding sequence ATGTCCCTTCTCGCAGACCACAACCTCTTCGAAACCCGCCGCCAGTTCTTCGCTCGAGGAAAGAACGCCCTGGGCTACGCGGCTCTGACCAGCCTGCTGGGTGAAGGTCTGGCGCGGCAGGCGGCGGCCAGCAGCTCCGGGGCAGCCAGCGGGCTGGGGCCGCACTTCGCGCCCAAGGCCAAGCGCGTGATCTATCTCCACATGGTGGGAGGGCCCTCCCAGATGGACCTCTTCGACTACAAGCCGGGCATGAAGGAGTGGTATGACAAGGATCTGCCCGCCAGCATTCGCAATGGGCAGCGTCTCACCACCATGACCAGCGGTCAGGCCCGCTTCCCCATTGCCCCGTCCAAGTACGAGTTCTCCCAAGTGGGACAGTGCGGCATGTGGCTGAACACGGAGCTGCTGCCCCACCTTGGCACCTGCGCGGATGACATCTGCTGGATGCGCAGCCTCCACACGGAGGCCATCAACCACGAGCCCGCCATCACCGCCATGCAGACTGGCAACCAGATCACAGGGCGCCCCTGCCTCGGCTCTTGGGCTTCTTACGGCCTGGGTAGCATGAACCAGAACCTGCCCTCCTTCGTCGTGATGGTCGCCACCCCGACCAATCGCGAGCAGGAGCAGGCCATCTCCTCCCGGCTCTGGTCCAGCGGCTTCCTCCCTGGGGAGCACGCAGGCGTCTCCTTCCGCAGCAAGGGCGATCCCATTCTCTTCATCAACAACCCGCCCGGGGTGCCTTCGTCTGTCCGGCGTCGCACGCTGGACGGCCTGAATGCGCTGAACGAGCTCAACTACAACCTCGTAGGGGATCCAGAGACGCACACCCGCATCAAGCAGTATGAAATGGCCTTCCGCATGCAGGCCAGCGTGCCCGAGCTCACCGACATCAGCAAGGAGCCTGAGCACATCTACAAGCTCTATGGAGAAGAGGCCCGCAAGCCCGGAACCTTTGCCAACAGCGTCCTCATGGCGCGCCGCCTTGCCGAGCGCGGCGTGCGCTTCGTCCAGATCTACCACAACAACTGGGATCACCACTCCAACGTAAACGGCCGCATGCCCGCCCAGTGCAAGGACGTTGACCAGCCCTGCGCCGCCCTCATCCGCGATCTCAAGCAGCGCGGCATGTTCGATGACACCCTCATCATCTGGGGCGGCGAGTTCGGCCGCACCATCTACAGCCAGGGCGGTCTCACCAAGACCAACTACGGTCGCGACCATCATCCCCGCTGCTTCAGCATGTGGATGGCCGGGGGCGGTGCCGCAGGTGGCCACATTCACGGGGAGACAGACGAGTTCAGCTACAACATCGTCAAGGATCCGCTCCACATCCGCGACTTCCACGCCACCATCCTGAACCTCCTGGGCTACAACCACGACCGGTTCACCTTCAAGTTTCAGGGTCTCGACTCCAAGCTTACCGGTGTAGAGCCCGCTCGTGTGGTGAAGCAGTTGATCGCCTGA